A stretch of Primulina tabacum isolate GXHZ01 chromosome 13, ASM2559414v2, whole genome shotgun sequence DNA encodes these proteins:
- the LOC142522978 gene encoding sphingolipid delta(4)-desaturase DES1-like translates to MGYAGKERGEQEEGVMATEFFWSYTDEPHASRRRQILSKYPQIKQLFGPDPFAFLKIAAVVSLQLWTAAFLCDAGWLKILMLAYFFGSFLNHNLFLAIHELSHNLAFSNPVYNRWLGIFANLPIGVPMSVTFQKYHLEHHRFQGVDGIDMDIPSLTEVNLVTNVISKSIWVVLQLFFYALRPLFLKPKPPGMWEFINFIIQLSLDACFVYIWGWKSLGYLILSTFVGGGMHPMAGHFISEHYIFKPTDQETYSYYGPLNLMTWSVGYHNEHHDFPRIPGSKLYKVKEIAPEFYENLESYKSWSQIIAMYIMERTVGPFSRMKRKLSANSMKKSE, encoded by the exons ATGGGGTACGCAGGGAAAGAGAGGGGAGAACAAGAAGAGGGTGTGATGGCCACAGAATTTTTCTGGTCTTATACAGATGAACCTCATGCCTCTCGCAGAAGACAGATCCTCTCCAAGTACCCGCAGATTAAACAACTTTTTGGCCCCGACCCCTTTGCTTTCCTCAAG ATTGCCGCAGTTGTTTCACTTCAGCTATGGACTGCAGCCTTCCTCTGTGATGCAGGTTGGCTGAAGATACTAATGTTGGCATATTTTTTCGGCTCTTTTCTCAACCACAACCTGTTCTTGGCAATTCACGAGCTTAGTCACAACTTAGCCTTCTCAAATCCGGTCTACAACAGGTGGCTTGGGATTTTCGCTAACCTCCCCATTGGTGTTCCTATGTCTGTTACCTTCCAAAAGTATCATCTTGAGCACCATCGGTTCCAAGGAGTAGACGGCATTGATATGGACATTCCAAGCCTTACCGAGGTCAATCTTGTAACCAATGttatttcaaaatcaatatGGGTTGTCTTACAGCTATTCTTTTATGCTCTCCGCCCCCTCTTTCTCAAACCAAAACCTCCAGGAATGTGGGAgttcattaattttattattcaaCTCAGCCTTGATGCCTGTTTTGTTTATATCTGGGGCTGGAAGTCTCTTGGTTATTTGATTCTTTCTACCTTTGTTGGGGGTGGAATGCACCCAATGGCCGGCCATTTTATCTCAGAACACTACATTTTTAAGCCAACAGATCAAGAAACGTATTCTTACTATGGCCCTTTGAATCTGATGACATGGAGTGTTGGCTACCACAATGAGCACCATGATTTCCCAAGAATACCGGGAAGCAAACTATACAAGGTGAAGGAGATTGCACCAGAGTTTTACGAAAATTTGGAGTCATATAAATCTTGGAGCCAGATCATTGCCATGTATATAATGGAAAGGACGGTCGGGCCTTTCAGCCGAATGAAGAGAAAACTATCAGCCAATTCGATGAAGAAATCTGAATAG
- the LOC142523135 gene encoding pentatricopeptide repeat-containing protein At4g21705, mitochondrial-like, translated as MLWSIRRDRIKSLIQTFIINSRCYYTNNKQKKIPSLYEKISPLGNPRLDVTRELDRWVEMGNKVRFAELQRIILDLRKRRRFSHALQVSEWTNNSGIYTLTPFQHAVQLDLIGKVHGLLAAENYFNGLNERDRTEKVYGALLHCYARRHQTDKVFAHLQTMKENGIALASVTYNGIMSLYSNIGEIDKVPAVLDEMKENGVQPDNLSYRICINSYGVRSDIDGVEKVLSEMESQSHIFMDWITYAVVANFYAKAGLNTKANFTLRKAEERLRNKDGLGYNHLISLHAGLGNRDDVFRLWDLEKNACKRCLNKDYINVMESLVRLEELEEAEKVLKEWESSGNCYDFRVPSVVIAGHIEKGLYENAEALLEYLMETGKASTSNIWARLTAGYMEKGEMEKALRAMKVAISLCDVREENVIQDTVIGRILSLFGEKGSSDATEEVVNLLRSVTSLNRQMYHTLLKSNICGGKVVNRVLDMMKADRFEEDEETKRILAI; from the exons ATGCTATGGAGTATCCGTAGGGACAGAATCAAATCCCTGATTCAAACTTTTATCATCAACTCCCGATGTTACTACACGAACAACAAGCAAAAGAAAATCCCATCTCTGTACGAGAAAATCAGTCCGTTGGGAAACCCTCGCCTTGATGTCACACGGGAGCTGGACAGATGGGTTGAAATGGGCAATAAAGTCCGATTTGCGGAGCTCCAACGCATTATTCTTGATCTCCGTAAGCGGAGAAGATTCTCTCATGCTCTCCAG GTTTCAGAATGGACCAACAATTCCGGAATATACACATTGACCCCTTTTCAACATGCCGTGCAGTTGGACCTGATTGGTAAGGTTCATGGACTTCTTGCGGCAGAAAACTACTTCAATGGCTTGAATGAGCGAGATAGAACTGAGAAGGTTTATGGTGCTCTTCTACATTGTTATGCTCGGAGGCATCAAACTGACAAAGTATTTGCACATCTGCAGACAATGAAAGAGAATGGTATTGCTTTGGCTTCCGTTACTTACAATGGCATCATGTCCCTTTACTCTAACATTGGTGAGATTGACAAGGTCCCTGCTGTCTTAGACGAGATGAAAGAGAATGGGGTCCAACCTGATAATTTGAGTTACAGGATATGCATTAATTCTTATGGAGTGAGATCTGATATTGATGGAGTGGAAAAAGTTCTGAGTGAAATGGAAAGTCAATCCCACATTTTCATGGATTGGATTACATACGCTGTTGTTGcaaatttttatgctaaggcaGGCCTCAATACTAAAGCAAATTTTACCCTGAGAAAAGCAGAGGAAAGGCTAAGGAACAAAGATGGTCTTGGTTATAATCATCTCATCTCTTTACATGCTGGACTGGGAAACAGAGATGATGTTTTCAGATTATGGGATCTTGAGAAGAATGCTTGCAAGAGGTGCCTTAACAAGGATTACATAAATGTAATGGAGTCCTTGGTTAGGCTGGAAGAGCTTGAAGAAGCAGAGAAAGTTTTAAAGGAGTGGGAGTCATCTGGAAACTGCTATGATTTTCGGGTGCCAAGTGTTGTCATCGCTGGACACATAGAGAAGGGTTTGTATGAAAACGCTGAAGCTTTACTTGAATACTTGATGGAAACGGGGAAGGCGTCAACATCTAATATCTGGGCTAGATTGACAGCAGGCTACATGGAGAAGGGTGAGATGGAAAAGGCTTTGAGGGCCATGAAAGTAGCTATCTCTTTATGTGATGTAAGAGAAGAGAATGTGATTCAAGATACAGTGATTGGCAGAATATTGAGTTTATTTGGTGAGAAAGGGAGCTCTGATGCCACAGAAGAAGTTGTGAATTTGTTGAGATCTGTTACGTCATTGAACAGACAGATGTATCACACCTTGCTAAAGTCAAATATCTGTGGTGGTAAGGTAGTGAATAGAGTCCTCGACATGATGAAAGCTGATCGTTTtgaagaagacgaagagacGAAGAGGATTCTTGCCATATAG
- the LOC142522559 gene encoding serine/threonine/tyrosine-protein kinase HT1-like has protein sequence MDEEATSWIRRTNFSNTVCHRLDASRLGSVPFTIQPNRSSTVKSRPEPGRVNNPIPGPNLVQIQRHPTANTQRAISPHPETKLSDTFREARSLQRRFSTPHPQRKEHEKGIVGKLFRKDSLETKSPPSRLSRNRSPLRHFTSMKFHEKAKSLKDSGWTKYFDHGGGKVTSVDTADEQMIDLSKLFLGLRFAHGSHSQLYHGLYVEEPVAVKIIRVPDDDENGDLGARLEKQFVREVTLLSRLHHQNVIKLVGACRKPLVFCIVTEYLMEGSLRAYLHKLEHKSLPLQKLISMALDIARGMEFIHAQGVIHRDLKPENVLISEDFHLKVADFGTACDDAQCDLLADDPGTYRWMAPEMIKRKHYGKKVDVYSFGLVLWELVVGTIPYEDMTPIQAAFAVVNKNLRPSIPFDCPLAMKALIEQCWSLYPDKRPEFWQIVKVLEEFEFSLARDGTLNLVQNPACHDHKKGLLHWIQKLGPTHQATKPMPKPKFS, from the exons ATGGATGAAGAGGCAACTTCTTGGATAAGGAGAACAAATTTTTCCAACACTGTTTGTCACCGTTTGGATGCTTCAAGATTGGGGTCTGTTCCTTTCACCATTCAGCCAAATAGATCATCAACTGTCAAATCTAGACCGGAACCAGGTAGAGTAAATAATCCGATACCAGGACCAAATCTCGTCCAAATCCAGCGACACCCTACAGCAAATACACAGAGGGCTATATCCCCCCACCCTGAAACAAAGCTTTCCGATACCTTTAGGGAAGCCAGGTCGCTTCAGAGGAGATTCTCAACCCCACATCCACAAAGGAAAGAACACGAGAAAGGAATCGTTGGCAAGTTGTTCCGTAAGGATTCCCTTGAAACCAAGTCTCCTCCTTCAAGGTTGTCGAGGAACCGTAGCCCCCTTAGGCACTTCACGTCAATGAAGTTTCACGAGAAGGCTAAAAGTCTCAAGGATTCGGGTTGGACAAAGTATTTTGATCATGGTGGGGGAAAGGTCACTTCTGTAGATACTGCTGATGAGCAGATGATTGatctttcaaaattatttttagggTTAAGATTTGCACACGGGTCACATAGTCAGCTTTACCATGGGCTTTACGTGGAAGAACCTGTTGCAGTTAAAATTATTAGGGTCCCGGATGATGACGAAAATGGAGATTTAGGTGCTCGGTTGGAGAAGCAATTTGTTAGAGAGGTTACTCTCTTGTCTCGTCTCCAccatcaaaatgtcatcaag CTCGTAGGGGCATGCCGAAAACCTCTAGTCTTTTGTATTGTCACTGAGTATTTGATGGAGGGCTCGTTGAGGGCATACTTGCACAAGCTTGAGCATAAATCTCTTCCATTGCAAAAGTTAATCTCGATGGCTTTGGATATCGCACGAGGAATGGAATTTATTCACGCACAGGGTGTTATTCACAGGGATCTCAAACCCGAAAATGTTCTGATTAGTGAAGATTTCCACCTAAAAGTTGCTGATTTTGGTACTGCATGCGATGATGCACAGTGTGATCTTTTGGCAGATGATCCAGGAACTTATAGATGGATGGCTCCCGAAATGATTAAAAGAAAGCATTATGGAAAGAAGGTCGATGTGTATAGCTTTGGACTCGTTCTGTGGGAACTCGTGGTTGGAACCATCCCTTATGAAGATATGACGCCTATACAAGCCGCTTTTGCTGTGGTGAACAAG AATTTGAGGCCCTCTATACCTTTCGACTGCCCCCTGGCCATGAAAGCTTTGATTGAACAATGCTGGTCGTTATATCCAGACAAGAGGCCCGAATTTTGGCAGATAGTGAAGGTGCTAGAGGAGTTTGAGTTTTCGTTGGCTCGTGATGGGACCCTCAATCTAGTACAGAACCCAGCATGTCATGACCATAAGAAGGGATTGCTTCATTGGATTCAAAAACTTGGTCCTACTCATCAAGCCACTAAGCCGATGCCTAAAccaaaattttcttga